The window CGCTCAAGCCAACTTTGCAGTGTTTTTGAGCTTGCTGGAACCCGGAGACGGAATTATGGGCATGGATTTGTCCCACGGCGGACACTTGACCCACGGTTCGCCGGTCAACGTATCTGGTAAATGGTTCAAAGCGTTTCACTACGGCGTCAACCAAGAAACAGAACAGCTCGACTACGATGAAATTTTGGCACTCGCCAAACAAAATAAACCCAAATTGCTGATTTGCGGCTATTCAGCATATTCGCGAATTATCAACTTTGAAAAGTTTAGAGCGATCGCCGACGAAATTGGAGCTTACCTGCTCGCAGACATCGCCCACATCGCGGGGTTAGTCGCCACAGGCCACCACCCCAGCCCCCTCGCCCACTGTCACGCAGTCACCACCACCACTCACAAAACCCTCCGCGGCCCCCGCGGCGGCTTGATTTTGACCAACGACCCCGAACTTGGGAAAAAGTTCGACAAATCAGTGTTTCCCGGCACTCAGGGCGGCCCGTTGGAACACGTGATTGCGGGCAAAGCTGTAGCTTTTGGCGAAGCATTAAAGCCGGAATTTACAACTTATTCAGGTCAAGTAATTGAAAATGCGCGGGCTTTAGCTGCACAGTTGCAGCAGCGGGGTTTAAAACTCGTTTCTGGTGGCACAGACAATCACTTAATGCTAGTTGATTTGCGATCGGCAAACATGACAGGCAAAGTAGCCGATCGATTAGTCAGCGGTGTGAATATTACTGCTAATAAAAATACCGTGCCTTTCGATCCGGCATCCCCCTTTGTCACCAGCGGTTTGAGACTCGGTTCGGCCGCGATGACGACGAGGGGAATGGGAACA of the Microcoleus sp. bin38.metabat.b11b12b14.051 genome contains:
- the glyA gene encoding serine hydroxymethyltransferase, coding for MTDTNLDFISKTDPLIADLIGKELQRQRDHLELIASENFTSAAVMAAQGSVLTNKYAEGLPTKRYYGGCEFIDGIEQIAIDRAKQLFGAAHANVQPHSGAQANFAVFLSLLEPGDGIMGMDLSHGGHLTHGSPVNVSGKWFKAFHYGVNQETEQLDYDEILALAKQNKPKLLICGYSAYSRIINFEKFRAIADEIGAYLLADIAHIAGLVATGHHPSPLAHCHAVTTTTHKTLRGPRGGLILTNDPELGKKFDKSVFPGTQGGPLEHVIAGKAVAFGEALKPEFTTYSGQVIENARALAAQLQQRGLKLVSGGTDNHLMLVDLRSANMTGKVADRLVSGVNITANKNTVPFDPASPFVTSGLRLGSAAMTTRGMGTAEFTEIGNIIADRLLNPEDESVAAECLRRVAALCDRFPLYPHLFLKVPALA